In Myxococcus stipitatus, the following are encoded in one genomic region:
- the fabF gene encoding beta-ketoacyl-ACP synthase II, protein MSHRRVVITGTGLISALGTGTEKNWQAMLAGKSGISLVTRFDTGKIDTRIAGEVKDFEPEKFIDRREVRRMDLYAQYAMAAASMAVEESGLPVGLDKPHGYAPERVGVIVGSGIGGISSLEEQHRKGLEKGFDRLSPFFIIQMIVNMAPGLISMRYNCKGPNWAPVSACATSAHAIGEAWKSIKLGETDAAIAGGAEAAITPLGLGGFSVMKALSTRNDDPAGASRPFDKERDGFVMGEGAGMLVLEEMEAAKKRGAKILAEVVGYGANSDAYHVTQPAPEGEGAARCMRLALASAGMRPEEVGYINAHGTSTPFNDANETKAIKAVFGDHVRKLAVSSTKSMTGHMLGAAGGAEGVVSALVLSRNVLPPTINQTSPDPDCDLDYVPNQAREARVDAVMSNSFGFGGTNAVLLFKRF, encoded by the coding sequence GTGTCACACCGTCGAGTCGTCATCACCGGTACCGGGCTCATCTCGGCACTGGGTACAGGAACCGAGAAGAACTGGCAGGCGATGCTCGCCGGCAAGTCAGGCATTTCCCTTGTCACGCGCTTTGACACGGGAAAAATCGACACGCGCATCGCCGGCGAGGTGAAGGACTTCGAGCCGGAGAAGTTCATCGACAGGCGCGAAGTGCGCCGGATGGACCTCTACGCGCAGTACGCCATGGCGGCTGCATCGATGGCGGTGGAGGAGTCCGGGCTGCCGGTGGGCCTGGACAAGCCGCACGGGTACGCGCCCGAGCGGGTCGGCGTCATCGTGGGGTCGGGCATCGGCGGTATCTCCTCCTTGGAGGAGCAGCACCGCAAGGGGTTGGAGAAGGGGTTCGACCGGTTGTCGCCCTTCTTCATCATCCAGATGATCGTCAACATGGCGCCGGGCCTCATCTCCATGCGGTACAACTGCAAGGGTCCGAACTGGGCCCCTGTGTCCGCCTGCGCCACCAGCGCCCACGCCATTGGCGAGGCTTGGAAGTCCATCAAGCTGGGCGAGACAGACGCGGCCATCGCCGGCGGCGCCGAGGCGGCCATCACCCCGTTGGGGTTGGGTGGCTTCTCGGTGATGAAGGCGTTGTCCACGCGCAACGACGATCCTGCGGGTGCAAGCCGCCCGTTCGACAAGGAGCGCGACGGCTTCGTCATGGGCGAGGGCGCGGGCATGCTCGTGCTGGAGGAGATGGAGGCCGCGAAGAAGCGCGGCGCCAAGATCCTCGCGGAGGTCGTGGGCTACGGCGCCAACTCCGACGCGTACCACGTGACGCAGCCCGCGCCCGAGGGCGAGGGCGCGGCGCGGTGTATGCGGCTGGCGCTGGCGTCCGCGGGCATGCGTCCGGAGGAGGTGGGCTACATCAACGCCCACGGCACCTCGACACCCTTCAACGACGCGAACGAGACCAAGGCCATCAAGGCGGTGTTCGGCGACCACGTGCGCAAGCTCGCGGTGTCGTCCACCAAGTCCATGACGGGCCACATGCTCGGCGCGGCGGGTGGAGCGGAGGGTGTGGTCAGCGCGCTGGTGCTGTCTCGCAACGTGCTGCCTCCCACCATCAACCAGACGTCGCCCGACCCGGACTGCGACCTGGACTACGTGCCCAACCAGGCGCGTGAGGCCCGGGTGGACGCGGTGATGAGCAACTCGTTTGGATTCGGTGGCACCAACGCGGTGCTGCTCTTCAAGCGCTTCTAG
- the plsX gene encoding phosphate acyltransferase PlsX, whose protein sequence is MRLVLDAMGGDHAPGAPVEGGVLFARAHPDHEVVLVGDTAKVTPLLGKGLPPSNLRIHHASEVVEMDDHASTAFRRKRDSSLRVGFELVRDGQADALVSAGNSGAVMAGGLLTLGRLPGVERPALAALFPALKGGGRSLLLDAGANVDCRPSHLAQFAVLGEAYVRLRLGVARPRVGVLSNGEEPSKGTPLTREASELLRQSDLDFAGYVEGKDLFSGDVQVVVTDGFTGNVVLKTSEGVGMGVVGLLRQAIEKRGGLSEKLGALLLQPALAGLRRMVDYAEYGGAPLLGLRGVGIVAHGRSSPRAIHNALGAALATAQAGLQEELTRCIANAAAWLPTHQRGKKGTDEALSD, encoded by the coding sequence ATGAGGCTGGTCTTGGACGCGATGGGTGGAGATCACGCGCCGGGGGCTCCGGTGGAGGGCGGTGTGCTCTTCGCCCGGGCCCACCCCGACCATGAGGTCGTCCTCGTGGGGGACACGGCGAAGGTGACGCCCCTGTTGGGCAAGGGGCTGCCCCCGTCCAACCTGCGGATCCACCATGCCTCGGAGGTGGTGGAGATGGACGACCACGCCTCCACGGCCTTCCGCCGCAAGCGCGACTCCTCCCTCCGGGTGGGCTTCGAGCTGGTGCGCGACGGTCAGGCGGACGCGCTGGTGTCCGCGGGAAACTCCGGCGCGGTCATGGCAGGAGGGCTGCTGACGCTGGGGCGGCTGCCGGGCGTGGAGCGCCCCGCCCTCGCCGCGCTCTTCCCCGCGCTCAAGGGAGGAGGCCGGAGCCTGCTCCTGGACGCGGGGGCCAACGTGGACTGCCGGCCTTCGCACCTGGCCCAGTTCGCCGTCCTGGGCGAGGCGTACGTGCGCCTGCGCCTGGGGGTGGCGCGCCCTCGGGTGGGCGTGCTCTCCAACGGGGAGGAGCCCTCCAAGGGGACCCCCCTGACGCGCGAGGCGAGTGAGCTCTTGCGTCAGTCGGACCTCGACTTCGCTGGCTACGTGGAAGGCAAGGACCTGTTCTCCGGCGATGTGCAGGTGGTGGTGACGGACGGCTTCACCGGAAATGTCGTCCTCAAGACATCCGAGGGCGTGGGCATGGGGGTCGTGGGACTGCTGCGCCAGGCCATCGAGAAGCGAGGCGGGCTGTCGGAGAAGCTGGGCGCGCTCCTGCTCCAGCCCGCCCTGGCGGGCCTGCGCCGGATGGTGGATTACGCCGAGTACGGAGGGGCTCCGCTCCTGGGACTGCGCGGCGTGGGCATCGTCGCGCATGGCCGCTCCAGCCCCAGGGCCATCCACAACGCGCTGGGTGCGGCCCTGGCCACGGCCCAGGCGGGACTCCAGGAAGAGTTGACGCGTTGCATTGCCAACGCCGCCGCCTGGCTCCCTACCCATCAGAGGGGAAAAAAGGGGACAGACGAAGCCCTTTCCGATTAG
- the fabG gene encoding 3-oxoacyl-[acyl-carrier-protein] reductase translates to MSFKDKVVLVTGGSRGIGRACAVAFAKAGASTVVISYAGNEAAAQESVALIQAEGAKAEALRFDVADTAACASAVEGIIKTHGRLDVLVNNAGVAVDGLVMRVKDDDWDKQLDTNLKGAFALIRAASRPMMKQRSGAIVNVTSVVGDMGNGGQVAYSASKAGLVGLTKSVARELSSRGIRVNAVSPGFIGTDMTSHLNDDLRQKMLEGIPLGRLGNPEEVAQAVLFLSGDASSYITGEVLKVNGGMYM, encoded by the coding sequence ATGAGCTTCAAGGACAAGGTGGTGCTGGTGACGGGTGGTTCGCGAGGCATCGGCCGCGCGTGCGCGGTGGCGTTCGCGAAGGCGGGAGCCTCCACGGTGGTCATCAGCTACGCGGGCAACGAGGCCGCGGCGCAGGAGTCGGTGGCGCTCATCCAGGCGGAGGGCGCCAAGGCCGAGGCCCTCCGCTTCGACGTGGCGGACACCGCCGCCTGCGCGAGCGCGGTGGAGGGCATCATCAAGACGCACGGCCGGCTGGACGTGCTCGTCAACAACGCGGGCGTCGCCGTGGACGGCCTGGTGATGCGCGTGAAGGACGACGACTGGGACAAGCAGCTGGACACGAACCTGAAGGGCGCCTTCGCGCTCATCCGCGCGGCCAGCCGCCCCATGATGAAGCAGCGCTCCGGCGCCATCGTCAACGTCACCTCCGTGGTGGGCGACATGGGCAACGGCGGACAGGTGGCCTACTCGGCATCCAAGGCGGGGCTCGTCGGCCTGACGAAGTCGGTGGCCCGCGAACTTTCCAGCCGTGGGATTCGCGTCAACGCCGTGTCACCAGGCTTCATCGGCACGGACATGACGTCCCACCTGAATGACGACCTGCGCCAGAAGATGCTCGAGGGAATCCCGCTAGGCCGGCTGGGCAACCCGGAGGAGGTGGCCCAGGCCGTCCTGTTCCTCTCGGGTGACGCCTCGTCCTACATCACCGGCGAGGTTCTCAAGGTCAACGGCGGCATGTACATGTAA
- the rpiB gene encoding ribose 5-phosphate isomerase B: protein MKVILASDHAGLELRQELVAVLRERNVAHEDVGPFAKDSVDYPDFAARVTRAVTSGEATLGVLVCGTGIGMSIVANKYQGIRAALCTTEFEARMSRAHNDANVLCLGQRVVGAGVGRAILEAFLDTAFSGGRHERRVQMIREVESQQR from the coding sequence GTGAAAGTCATCCTTGCTTCGGACCACGCGGGCCTGGAGCTCCGCCAGGAACTGGTGGCGGTGCTCCGGGAGCGCAACGTGGCCCATGAAGACGTGGGCCCGTTCGCCAAGGACTCGGTGGACTATCCGGACTTCGCGGCCCGAGTCACTCGGGCGGTGACGTCCGGAGAGGCCACGCTGGGCGTGCTGGTGTGTGGCACCGGCATCGGCATGAGCATCGTCGCCAACAAGTACCAGGGCATCCGCGCGGCCCTGTGCACCACGGAGTTCGAGGCTCGCATGTCGCGGGCCCACAATGACGCCAACGTGTTGTGCCTGGGCCAGCGCGTGGTGGGGGCCGGCGTGGGCCGCGCCATCCTGGAGGCGTTCCTGGACACGGCGTTCTCGGGCGGTCGCCACGAGCGTCGCGTGCAGATGATTCGCGAGGTCGAGTCCCAGCAGCGCTAG
- the acpP gene encoding acyl carrier protein: protein MSTSIEAKVKNIIADQLGVGEDEIKPESSFIEDLGADSLDIVELVMAMEEEFEVEIPDEEAENIKTVADAINYITTHKPSA, encoded by the coding sequence ATGTCGACGTCCATTGAGGCCAAGGTCAAGAACATCATCGCTGATCAGCTCGGCGTGGGAGAGGATGAGATCAAGCCCGAGTCTTCCTTCATCGAGGACCTTGGCGCTGACAGCCTCGACATCGTCGAGCTGGTGATGGCGATGGAAGAGGAGTTCGAGGTCGAGATTCCCGACGAGGAGGCCGAGAACATCAAGACCGTTGCCGACGCCATCAACTACATCACCACCCACAAGCCGTCCGCCTAA
- the fabD gene encoding ACP S-malonyltransferase produces MAKVAFVFPGQGSQAVGMGKDLFEKFPEARAIFEAADDALGEKLSKLCFEGPEDALKLTANTQPAILTVSVAAHAVFSKRGPAAAFVAGHSLGEYSALVAAGAMSIGDAAKAVRARGTFMQEAVPAGVGAMAAVLGLEPGKVKAACDEAAEGLVVSPANYNSPEQTVIAGNAAAVERASAKCKEAGAKRVMPLPVSAPFHCALMEPVKPRLAAVLGGLNWVAPSVPVVTNVEARPNADVTRVVPLLLEQVSSPVRWIECVEALKAEGVTRVVELGPGKVLCGLVKRITKEIETFNVEDSASLDKALAALG; encoded by the coding sequence ATGGCGAAGGTCGCATTCGTGTTTCCCGGACAGGGCAGTCAGGCCGTGGGGATGGGCAAGGACCTCTTCGAGAAGTTCCCGGAGGCTCGCGCCATCTTCGAGGCCGCGGATGATGCGCTGGGCGAGAAGCTCTCCAAGCTCTGCTTCGAGGGGCCAGAAGATGCGCTGAAGCTCACGGCCAACACCCAGCCGGCCATCCTCACGGTGTCGGTGGCGGCGCATGCCGTGTTCTCCAAGCGGGGGCCGGCGGCGGCCTTCGTGGCGGGCCACTCGCTGGGCGAGTACTCCGCGCTGGTGGCGGCGGGCGCCATGTCCATTGGCGACGCGGCGAAGGCGGTGCGCGCGCGCGGCACCTTCATGCAGGAGGCGGTTCCGGCGGGCGTGGGCGCCATGGCCGCGGTGCTGGGCCTGGAGCCGGGCAAGGTGAAGGCGGCCTGTGACGAGGCGGCCGAGGGGCTGGTGGTGTCCCCCGCGAACTACAACTCGCCCGAGCAGACGGTGATTGCCGGCAACGCGGCCGCGGTGGAGCGCGCGAGCGCGAAGTGCAAGGAGGCGGGCGCCAAGCGGGTGATGCCGCTTCCGGTGTCCGCGCCCTTCCACTGCGCGCTGATGGAGCCGGTGAAGCCGCGGCTCGCGGCGGTGCTCGGTGGACTGAATTGGGTGGCGCCGTCGGTGCCGGTGGTGACGAACGTGGAGGCGCGGCCCAACGCGGACGTGACGCGCGTGGTGCCGCTGCTGCTGGAGCAGGTGAGCTCTCCGGTGCGCTGGATTGAGTGCGTGGAGGCCCTGAAGGCCGAGGGCGTCACGCGCGTGGTGGAGCTGGGGCCGGGCAAGGTGCTGTGTGGCCTGGTCAAGCGCATCACCAAGGAGATTGAGACCTTCAACGTCGAGGACTCCGCGAGCCTGGACAAGGCCCTCGCGGCGCTGGGGTGA
- the rpmF gene encoding 50S ribosomal protein L32 encodes MGVPKKRTSKMRRDRRRAANNNLRSAVQVTKCPNCKEPVMPHRACTSCGQYKGRELLPQAEA; translated from the coding sequence GTGGGTGTCCCCAAGAAGCGTACTTCCAAGATGCGTCGTGACCGCCGTCGCGCGGCCAACAACAACCTGCGCTCCGCGGTGCAGGTGACCAAGTGCCCCAACTGCAAGGAGCCGGTGATGCCTCACCGCGCCTGCACGTCCTGTGGCCAGTACAAGGGCCGCGAGCTGCTGCCCCAGGCCGAGGCCTGA
- the glyA gene encoding serine hydroxymethyltransferase: MENIRTLAQVDPEIARAVHEETQRQEDGLELIASENFVSPAVMEAVGSVLTNKYAEGYPGKRYYGGCEVVDVVENLAIDRAKQLFGADFVNVQAHSGSQANMGAYMALMKPGDTMLSLDLNSGGHLTHGAAFNFSGKLYKVVHYGLTRDTETIDFAQVRSLAQEHKPKVLVVGASAYPRTIDFAKFREIADECGAAMFVDMAHIAGLVAAGVHPSPVPFADIVTTTTHKTLRGPRGGMVMGREAYAKTINSQIFPGIQGGPLMHVIAGKAVAFREALTPEYKTYQRQIVANAQALAEALKSAGLRLTSGGTDNHLMLVDLRPKQLTGKVAEAVLDKAGITVNKNMIPFDPEKPMTTSGIRVGTPAITTRGMREADMAMVGKLIGAALDAAQDDAALARIRGQVKELAKGFPLYASRLK; encoded by the coding sequence ATGGAGAACATTCGCACTCTGGCCCAGGTGGACCCCGAGATTGCCCGGGCCGTCCATGAGGAGACGCAGCGCCAGGAGGATGGCCTGGAGCTGATTGCCTCCGAGAACTTCGTCAGCCCCGCGGTGATGGAGGCGGTGGGCTCCGTGCTCACCAACAAGTACGCGGAGGGCTACCCCGGCAAGCGCTACTACGGCGGTTGCGAGGTGGTGGACGTGGTGGAGAACCTCGCCATCGACCGCGCCAAGCAGCTCTTCGGCGCCGACTTCGTCAACGTGCAGGCGCACTCGGGCAGCCAGGCGAACATGGGCGCGTACATGGCGCTGATGAAGCCGGGCGACACGATGCTGTCCCTGGACCTGAACTCCGGCGGCCACCTCACGCACGGCGCCGCGTTCAACTTCTCCGGCAAGCTCTACAAGGTCGTCCACTACGGCCTGACGCGCGACACGGAGACCATCGACTTCGCGCAGGTGCGCTCGCTCGCGCAGGAGCACAAGCCCAAGGTGCTCGTCGTGGGCGCCAGCGCCTATCCGCGCACCATCGACTTCGCGAAGTTCCGGGAGATCGCCGACGAGTGCGGCGCGGCCATGTTCGTGGACATGGCGCACATCGCGGGCCTCGTCGCCGCGGGTGTGCATCCCTCGCCGGTGCCCTTCGCGGACATCGTCACCACCACCACGCACAAGACGCTGCGCGGTCCGCGCGGTGGCATGGTGATGGGGCGCGAGGCCTACGCCAAGACCATCAACAGCCAGATCTTCCCCGGCATCCAGGGCGGTCCGCTGATGCACGTCATCGCCGGCAAGGCCGTGGCGTTCCGCGAGGCGCTGACGCCGGAGTACAAGACCTACCAGCGGCAGATCGTCGCCAACGCGCAGGCGCTGGCGGAGGCGCTGAAGTCCGCGGGCCTGCGGCTGACGTCCGGCGGCACCGACAACCATCTGATGCTGGTGGACCTGCGCCCCAAGCAGCTCACGGGCAAGGTGGCCGAGGCGGTGCTCGACAAGGCCGGCATCACCGTGAACAAGAACATGATTCCGTTCGACCCGGAGAAGCCGATGACGACGTCGGGCATCCGGGTGGGCACGCCGGCGATCACCACGCGCGGCATGCGTGAGGCGGACATGGCCATGGTGGGCAAGCTCATCGGCGCCGCGTTGGACGCGGCCCAGGACGACGCGGCGCTGGCTCGCATCCGGGGCCAGGTGAAGGAGCTCGCCAAGGGCTTCCCGCTGTACGCCTCGCGCCTGAAGTAA